From one Thermomicrobiales bacterium genomic stretch:
- a CDS encoding cation diffusion facilitator family transporter, whose translation MSPSAHPRGLHSNARTSEVRRVLATILVLNFLVAAAKITFGTLTGSLAIAADGFHSIMDASGNVVALIGLAVSARPPDPNHPYGHHRYETLTSLGIAAVMLLGLFLLVQQAWDRLHAGGAPVVSAASFVVMLVTLAINITVTIWERRVGRRLSSSLLMADARHTASDIYVSVSVIVALIVVRMGIDWADAGITFLIAMAIAWGAWEIVRDATFVLSDAVAVEPEQIAATAMSVPGVEGTHNIRSRGGEGWTWVDLHIQVDPSMTVDESHTIASVVAREVEAAVGPPADVTVHVEPADEGHLGEERGHDPYAAGGH comes from the coding sequence GTGAGTCCATCTGCGCACCCGCGCGGTCTGCATTCGAACGCCCGGACGAGCGAGGTCCGGCGCGTTCTTGCCACTATCCTCGTGCTCAATTTCCTCGTTGCCGCGGCGAAGATCACCTTCGGGACACTGACCGGGTCGCTGGCGATTGCGGCGGACGGGTTTCACTCCATCATGGACGCATCGGGGAACGTCGTTGCTCTGATCGGCCTGGCGGTATCCGCCCGCCCGCCCGACCCGAACCATCCCTACGGGCACCATCGATATGAGACGTTGACCTCACTCGGGATCGCCGCAGTGATGTTGCTCGGGCTGTTCCTGCTCGTTCAGCAGGCATGGGACCGGTTACACGCCGGCGGCGCGCCGGTGGTCTCGGCTGCCAGCTTCGTCGTCATGCTTGTCACATTGGCAATCAACATAACAGTCACGATCTGGGAGCGCCGAGTTGGACGGAGGCTATCGAGCAGCCTGCTGATGGCCGATGCGCGTCACACGGCGAGTGACATCTACGTGTCGGTGTCGGTTATCGTTGCGCTGATCGTTGTCCGGATGGGGATCGACTGGGCTGACGCGGGGATCACCTTTCTGATTGCTATGGCGATTGCCTGGGGCGCCTGGGAGATCGTCCGCGACGCGACCTTCGTCCTCAGCGACGCCGTTGCTGTCGAGCCGGAGCAGATTGCTGCGACAGCGATGTCTGTTCCCGGCGTTGAGGGGACACACAACATCCGATCTCGCGGCGGTGAAGGCTGGACCTGGGTTGACCTCCATATCCAGGTGGATCCGTCGATGACCGTCGACGAGTCGCACACGATCGCCAGTGTCGTCGCGCGGGAGGTCGAGGCGGCGGTTGGGCCGCCGGCCG